The following DNA comes from Methanothrix sp..
TTTACGGAGCAATAGGTTGTAAACTTCGCCCTCACGGGTTTCGGCTGCAACAAGATTCCAAAGGTGACAGGTCTCCGTCTGTCCTATCCTATGAATCCTTCCGAACCTCTGCTCAAGCCTGTTGGGATTCCAGGGCAGATCGTAGTTTATCATGAGATGGGCTCTTTGAAGGTTGATGCCCTCCCCTGCAGCATCAGTGGCCACAAGAATCAAAATATCCTTGTCCTGGATGAAAGCCTCCTTGGCCTTCTTTCTCTCCTCCCGGCCCATTCCACCATAAATAGTGGTTATGACATCAGGACGTCCAAGCTGATTTCTGATCCTTTCGGCCAGATAATTCAAAGTATCTCGAAATTCAGTGAAAATGACCAGCTTCCGCCTGTGACCTTGGGCGTCGAACATCTCTCGATTATTATCAAGGAGCTTGGAGAGTTCATCCCATTTCCTATCCTTTTCACTTGCTCTGACTCGCCTTGCGAGACCTTCCAGTTCTCCTAGCCTGGTGATCTCCAGTTCCAGCTCTGCTATGGTCTGAGAGGCAGTGGCCTGATCTACCACCTTCTCCTCAGTCATCTCGATTTCTGAATTGGGAGCGTCCTCCAAATCCTCGATTTCATCCTCTGTCAGATACGGCAGATCCTTCGCTGCCTCGATCCGTGCCTCTGCACCTCGCTTCATCAGCCGCTCTTCTCTGAGGCGTTTTTCAAGCCTCTCCCTGCGTCGCCTCAAAGATTGATATATGGCCTCCGGGGAGGATGCCAAACGGCGCTGGAGAGTCGTCAGCGCAAAGCCTACTGTTCCTTTGCGGCCATCATTTTCCAGGGCATCGGCTCGATTGAACTCCTCCCGTACATAGTCTGTAACCCTGGCATAGAGATCTGCTTCTAGGCTAGACAGACTATAGTTGACAGTATAGGCGAGCCGCTCTGGGAAGAGGCGCTTGCCATCGAATTTGAGCAAGTCCTCTTTAACCATGCGCCTCATAAGATCGGAGACATCGACACTATGCACGCCATCTCGGAACTTACCTTCAAATCTATCTCCATCCAGAAGTGCCATGAATAGCTGAAAGTCCTCAGGCTTCCCGTTATGGGGTGTGGCCGTAAGGAGTAGGAAGTGGCGGGCGATTCTGGACAGGAGTTGGCCGAGACGATAACGTTTGGTATATTTCACTTCGCCGCCGAAAAAGGTGGCTGACATTTTATGGGCCTCATCGCATATTATGAGGTCCCAATCTGTTTGGGCCAGTTTCGCCTGGAGTTCATCGTTCCTGCTTACATGATCGAGCCGGATGACAGCCAGATTCTTCTCAGCGAAAGGATTGCCACTGCGAGAAGCCTCGACAGTCTCCCTCGTGATAATATCAAAGGGCAGATGGAATTTGCTGCCTAGCTCATCCTGCCACTGCTCGACTAGGCTTCCCGGGGAGCATATCAGGCATCTGTGAAGGTCTCCTCTTACCAAGAGTTCCTTGATGAGAAGTCCGGCCATGATGGTCTTGCCAGCGCCAGGATCATCGGCCAGAAGATAACGCAATGGCTGGCGAGTGAGCATCTCACCATAAACAGCAGTTATCTGATGGGGTAAGGGGTCTATCAATGATGTATTGACTGCAAGAAGGGGGTCGAATAGATAGGCCATGCGGATACGGCGGGCTTCTGATACCAGGCGGAACATAGCACCATCTGCATCGAAGGACCAGGGCAGCCCTGCAGACGCGATCTCCAGGATTGGCTCACGATCGCGATAAAGCAGCTCGCATCTGGGGTTGCCAGTGCTGTCCTTATACGTCAGT
Coding sequences within:
- a CDS encoding helicase-related protein, which encodes MARLEDLTAGTLVKGILPDGLVTVIQAKWHGSNVVELTYKDSTGNPRCELLYRDREPILEIASAGLPWSFDADGAMFRLVSEARRIRMAYLFDPLLAVNTSLIDPLPHQITAVYGEMLTRQPLRYLLADDPGAGKTIMAGLLIKELLVRGDLHRCLICSPGSLVEQWQDELGSKFHLPFDIITRETVEASRSGNPFAEKNLAVIRLDHVSRNDELQAKLAQTDWDLIICDEAHKMSATFFGGEVKYTKRYRLGQLLSRIARHFLLLTATPHNGKPEDFQLFMALLDGDRFEGKFRDGVHSVDVSDLMRRMVKEDLLKFDGKRLFPERLAYTVNYSLSSLEADLYARVTDYVREEFNRADALENDGRKGTVGFALTTLQRRLASSPEAIYQSLRRRRERLEKRLREERLMKRGAEARIEAAKDLPYLTEDEIEDLEDAPNSEIEMTEEKVVDQATASQTIAELELEITRLGELEGLARRVRASEKDRKWDELSKLLDNNREMFDAQGHRRKLVIFTEFRDTLNYLAERIRNQLGRPDVITTIYGGMGREERKKAKEAFIQDKDILILVATDAAGEGINLQRAHLMINYDLPWNPNRLEQRFGRIHRIGQTETCHLWNLVAAETREGEVYNLLLRKLEEESKALGGKVFDILGKVTFDNRSLRELLINAIRQGDSPEARACLNQVIYKALDRQQLITLIEERALVHDSMDITQVMQIREEMERAQARRLQPHFIASFFLTAFRLLGGSIKEREARRYEVSHVPAMIRNRDRLIGTGEAVLTRYERICFEKDLISVPGKPLAAFVCPGHPLLDATIDIILERYRDLLKRGSILIDPSDSGSDARALVYLEHSIQDARMDLSGEYRVVSKRMQFVEIDSEGKAHNVGYAPYLDYRPASEEEQKAIEHLLKETWLNQELEDKAFSYAVEDLVPQHLGEVRQRREELISKTMDAVKDRLTKEVNYWDHRANELKDQERAGKINARINSAKAQQRADDLYARLQKRMAELEQERRLSPMPPVVIGGALVVPQGLIERLNGAVRGMSDDPVARAKVEQMAMRAVMEVERALGYEPMDVSAENRGYDIESKIPEEGRLRFIEVKGRTSGSETVTITRNEILTGLNKSEDYVLAVVEIDGEVARPWYIRQPFGKEPDFGAESVNYSLRELLIHAKDPN